The genomic DNA GTCACCACCCAAGATATTCTTGATGCATTGCGAGATGAAAACTTAGAGAGTCCGGGCGGGGAAATCCGCAATGACGTGATGACCATGCCAGTGCGTAGCGATCGTCTATATCGTGACGCAGAGGACTTTAAACAACTGGTGGTACGCACCACGGCGAACGGCACTGCGATTTATTTGTCGGATGTGGCGGAGGTAGCAATTGGCTCACGGAACGAAGATGCCACCTATAAAAACAATGGTATCAATAATTTAAGTTTGGCGCTGATCCCACAATCCGATGCCAATCCGCTCGATATTTCTGACCGCGCTCATAAGCTTGTCGATGAGATGCAGGCCTTCCTACCCGAAGGTACGCGTCTTTGGGTGGATTACGATACTACGGTATTTATTGAGCGCTCGATTGAGGAAGTGTATAGCACCCTATTTATTACTGGGGCGCTGGTGGTATTAGTGCTATATATCTTTATCGGCCAAGCGCGCGCTACCTTGATCCCAGCAGTAACTGTGCCGGTGTCCTTGATATCTGCATTTATCGTTGCCTCGGCGATGGGCTTTTCTATCAACCTGCTGACCTTAATGGCGCTCATTCTCGCGATAGGTCTGGTGGTGGATGATGCCATTGTGGTGGTCGAAAATATCTTCCACCACTTACAACAAGGCGATAAACCCTTGGTGGCCGCTTACCGTGGCGCACGGGAGGTGGGCTTTGCGGTGATCGCCACCACGGCGGTGTTGGTGATGGTGTTCCTTCCTATTACCTACATGGATGGCATGATTGGTAAGTTGTTCACCGAGTTTGCCGTGATGCTCGCCGTCACCGTGCTCTGTTCGTCTCTCATAGCGTTAACGCTCACGCCGGTGCTTGGCAGTAAATTGCTACGCTTAAATGTAACATCCAGTCCTGTGAACCGCGTGATCACCCGTGGGTTTGATGTGCTTGAAAGTTACTATCGCCGAGTGCTGGCACATGTCCTGCGTTGGCGTTGGATGGCACCTGTGGTTATCTTGCTCTGTATTGGCGGCAGTGGCGTGCTGATGCAGCACTTACCGTCGCAATTAGTGCCACAAGAAGATCGTGGGGTGTTGCTGGCGTTTGTCCGTGGTGCGGAAGGCACGGCGTACAACCGTATGGTGGGCAACATTGAGCAAATTGAGCAGCGCTTAATGCCCTTGGTCGAGGCGGGCACCTTGAGCTCAGTTAGTTTACAAACGCCAGCGTTTGGTGGTCGGGCCGGCGATCAAACGGGCTTTGTGATCATGCTATTGCCGGATTGGGATGAGCGTGATCGCTCTGCACAAGATATCTTAGCGGAAGTCCGTCAGGTGCTAAATGGCGTGCCAGACGTGCAAGTGTTCCCGTTTGCGCCTGGCTTTGGTGGGGGGAGTTCAGAGCCCGTGCAGTTTGTGTTAAGCGGCCCAGACTATCCTGAGCTTCATCGTTGGGCGGAAAAATTGGGCGAAATGGGCCGCGAGGCGAGCTTGATTGATAGCCCGGATTACGACTACAACCAAAACACCCCTGAGCTGGTAGTGAAAGTAGACCGTCGTCGCGCCGCTGAACTTGGCATTTCGGTGCGGGATGTGTCCGATACGTTAGAGGTGATGCTTGGTGGTCGTGCCCAGACCAGCTATGTGGATCGCGGCGAGGAATACGATGTGTATGTGCGCGGCGATGAGCAGGCCTTTAGCAGCAAAGGCGATCTCACTCGTATTTATATGCGCAGCCGCAGCGGCAAGTTGGTTTCTCTCGATGCGGTAACTACGGTGGAAGAAACCGCGTCCGCGCAGCGGTTAAGCCATACCAACAAGCAAAAATCGATCACCTTATCGGCGCATTTAGGCGAGGGGGTGACGCTCGGACAAGCACTCGATTATCTGGATAAGGTTGCGGCTGAGAACCTGCCGGCTGATATCTCGGTGGGCTATTCAGGGGAGTCGAAAGATTTTCGTGACAACCAAACCAGTGTGCTGGTGGTGTTTGGTTTAGCGCTCTTGGTGTCTTACTTGGTGTTAGCGGCACAATTTGAAAGCTTTATTAACCCTTTGGTGGTGATGTTGACGGTGCCCATGGGGATGCTGGGCGGCTT from Salinivibrio kushneri includes the following:
- a CDS encoding multidrug efflux RND transporter permease subunit gives rise to the protein MWLSDVSVKRPVMAIVLSLLLCVFGAVSFSTLSVREMPDIDSPVVSIYTGYSGASASIMESQVTQLIEDELSGISGIEEITSVSRNGSSRITVEFKLDHPLTEGVSDVRDAVARAQGGLPDDANDPIVYKDNGTGEAAVYINLASSEMDRNQLTEYAQRTLEDRFSLISGVSSVDLYGALYKVMYVKLDPTQMAGHGVTTQDILDALRDENLESPGGEIRNDVMTMPVRSDRLYRDAEDFKQLVVRTTANGTAIYLSDVAEVAIGSRNEDATYKNNGINNLSLALIPQSDANPLDISDRAHKLVDEMQAFLPEGTRLWVDYDTTVFIERSIEEVYSTLFITGALVVLVLYIFIGQARATLIPAVTVPVSLISAFIVASAMGFSINLLTLMALILAIGLVVDDAIVVVENIFHHLQQGDKPLVAAYRGAREVGFAVIATTAVLVMVFLPITYMDGMIGKLFTEFAVMLAVTVLCSSLIALTLTPVLGSKLLRLNVTSSPVNRVITRGFDVLESYYRRVLAHVLRWRWMAPVVILLCIGGSGVLMQHLPSQLVPQEDRGVLLAFVRGAEGTAYNRMVGNIEQIEQRLMPLVEAGTLSSVSLQTPAFGGRAGDQTGFVIMLLPDWDERDRSAQDILAEVRQVLNGVPDVQVFPFAPGFGGGSSEPVQFVLSGPDYPELHRWAEKLGEMGREASLIDSPDYDYNQNTPELVVKVDRRRAAELGISVRDVSDTLEVMLGGRAQTSYVDRGEEYDVYVRGDEQAFSSKGDLTRIYMRSRSGKLVSLDAVTTVEETASAQRLSHTNKQKSITLSAHLGEGVTLGQALDYLDKVAAENLPADISVGYSGESKDFRDNQTSVLVVFGLALLVSYLVLAAQFESFINPLVVMLTVPMGMLGGFLGLWLTNQGINIYSQIGLIMLIGMVTKNGILIVEFANQLRDRGIAFDKAIIDASVRRLRPILMTAFTTLAGMIPLILSTGAGAESRIAVGTVIFTGMAFATFVTLLVIPAMYRLLSVHTHSPEYVAQQLDKALAVETVHRASHGEFDTHPHDEPHK